agtcgACCCGGCAGAAGCGAAGGATGCACAGCGGGAGATGCACGAGCGCCTGCAGTGCTCGTCTGCGCACGATGCCCTGGCCGAGCTGTTGCGCAGGTTGGAGCCAGGGAAGCAGGAGCTGGCCTGGCAACTCTACCTGGCTCTCTCTGACAAAGGACCCTCTGCTGTCACCTCGGCGCTGCGACTGACTCTCCTCGAATACCTTGTCGCAGACAACGAGCCGGCAGTGCCTACTCGTGTCATCAAAATATTCAACGCCATCCCCGAGACTTCTCGTACGGCCTCGGCATATCGAGCCGCTGTTATAGCGTGTGTTGCTCTTCGAGAGACGGGAACCGCTATCAATCTGCACCGTGAAGCTGCTCGAGAAGGCAGATTCGTTGCACGCGAGGATGATGTGGTCGACATCGGCACCGACGTTCTTCTTCGGCGGCTCGTGGCCGACGAGCAATGGGAACTTGCACTGCGCGTGTTCAGGGCGTATATTACCGAGCATCGATTCAGCATCAACGGTCAGAGGACCTTGTATCGCATCCGCTGGGGAGAGGCCACACTGCCAGAAATATGGACTGAAGCCTCTCAACTGCCAGAGATCAAAGAGCACGTACAGTCCCTCCTGCTGTATGTTCGTCAACACAAGGATGAGCTCATATCGACGCCGAGGAGAAGAGCCGTCCTGTACACTTTTGTTCAGAGCTTCCTGCCCCATGTTATGGACCGGGTTCTGCATGTGCGCAAGCCAAACGAGGACAACATATGGGATTGGTTCACCAAACTCTTCGACGACCTCCACGCGCACAATCTGCCTGTCGACGCCAGCTACAACTACGCCCTCACCACGATGCTCAAACTCGATCGATACCGTCAATACACGAACAAGCGGAAGCTCCATCTTGAACTGTATCGCAGATATCGACAGTGGTATCTCTACGATCGTGTAGATGATCCGGACTTCCGAACGCGTCCACCTCAGCTGCCCATGCTGTCGGGAATCCTCAACAGCCATGGCAGCCACGGCAGTCTGCACCGCGTCAACGACATGGTGAATGACATTCGTACTTTCTACCCCGGCAAACCACTTCCGCTCAACGTCCTGCAAGCTTTGCTGCTCATCTATGCCGAACACGGCGAAGTCGAACGTGTCCGGGAGTATTTTGATGAACACCGCGCAAGTTATGGCACCACAGTAGAACACAAGCAAGCCAATAGTCTTCTGTTCGTCCAAGCTCGACGCGCTAACATCCCTGGAGCGGTGGCCGCGTTTCGTTATATCAGCGAGGAGCTCGGCTTGACGCCTGACGTACAGATGTGGAACACACTGCTTCTCACATACATTCGTGCGGACGATCTCGATGGCGCGCTTGAAACATTCAACAATGCCTTGGACGCCGGTATGGAGCCAAACGTACATACATTTGGGCCCATGCTCGACATGTGCGCGAACAGAGGCGACATCGAAGCATTTGAAGCGCTGTTTTCGAGAGGAAAGCAGATGGGCGTCCATCTCGATAAGGATGTTCGAGCCCGATCGGGCTACGTGCAGGCGTTTTTGAATGCTGAAGACCCAGAAGGAGCAGAGCAGATTGCGCAGGACATGCTCAAGCAATGGAAAGCAGGTGTGCTTACCGGACACCCACTCACACACACCTGGAACATCATGATTCAGTACTATGCTCTGAGAGGAGATGTTGGCAACGCCAGGAGGCTGTATCAGGAGATGACCGTCAATCAGATCCCTCTTGACAACATAACATTTGGCGGCCTGATGCGATCGCTGGTCGAGATCAGGCAGACGAATGCTGCGTACAAGATTCTCAGAAAAACCCTACCGGCCAACAACATGCGTGTGGAGGCCATTCACTACGCAATCGTCATGACTGGCTTTCTGAGAGAAGGGCAGTATGATCTGGCTTTGCACGCCTACGAACGCATGGTTGAACGAGGCGTGACGCAAACCATGAGTTCGCGCCAGGCATCCATCAACACAGTCGGCATGTCCGAGCTCGTCAGACTGATGAAGGCCAAGAACCGCAACCCTCGGCAGCATCTGAGGCATGTGGAAAGACTTCTCCGCGACATGCTGTCAAGTGGCGACGTCGGACGCGACATGGCCCATCGTCAGCCGAACCTCAACCGCTACATTGACGTGCAAACACAATCTGCCGTCCCGGCATCCTACTACGGACTGCTCATCACCCTCTACAACACCCGCGGCGCCTACGAGATTTGCAAAGACCTCGTTTCCAAGGCCGAAGCCGACCAGGACTCCTCTGGGTACGATGCTCCCATCACCTTTCTCACCGCGATCATGGAAACACACTACCGCGCTGGAGAGTGGGACGAAGTAGCAAAATGTTGGGACCTCGCTCTCTCATCTGCTTCCAGGCTGGTCAAGACGTTCCAGCAGGTCATGAACCCAGCC
The window above is part of the Ascochyta rabiei chromosome 1, complete sequence genome. Proteins encoded here:
- a CDS encoding DNA helicase; this translates as MLERASTCLESGGRQLLRAPRPCLPSRRKLHSTFWHHGASDLCLPLWWAISPTSNSGTDQPAASSSDGTPLDFLYPEKSLALLRKLSVRGEIVSEARRRQLQPSTARTFVTIRRVKPMVGIAELETREEVVDPAEAKDAQREMHERLQCSSAHDALAELLRRLEPGKQELAWQLYLALSDKGPSAVTSALRLTLLEYLVADNEPAVPTRVIKIFNAIPETSRTASAYRAAVIACVALRETGTAINLHREAAREGRFVAREDDVVDIGTDVLLRRLVADEQWELALRVFRAYITEHRFSINGQRTLYRIRWGEATLPEIWTEASQLPEIKEHVQSLLLYVRQHKDELISTPRRRAVLYTFVQSFLPHVMDRVLHVRKPNEDNIWDWFTKLFDDLHAHNLPVDASYNYALTTMLKLDRYRQYTNKRKLHLELYRRYRQWYLYDRVDDPDFRTRPPQLPMLSGILNSHGSHGSLHRVNDMVNDIRTFYPGKPLPLNVLQALLLIYAEHGEVERVREYFDEHRASYGTTVEHKQANSLLFVQARRANIPGAVAAFRYISEELGLTPDVQMWNTLLLTYIRADDLDGALETFNNALDAGMEPNVHTFGPMLDMCANRGDIEAFEALFSRGKQMGVHLDKDVRARSGYVQAFLNAEDPEGAEQIAQDMLKQWKAGVLTGHPLTHTWNIMIQYYALRGDVGNARRLYQEMTVNQIPLDNITFGGLMRSLVEIRQTNAAYKILRKTLPANNMRVEAIHYAIVMTGFLREGQYDLALHAYERMVERGVTQTMSSRQASINTVGMSELVRLMKAKNRNPRQHLRHVERLLRDMLSSGDVGRDMAHRQPNLNRYIDVQTQSAVPASYYGLLITLYNTRGAYEICKDLVSKAEADQDSSGYDAPITFLTAIMETHYRAGEWDEVAKCWDLALSSASRLVKTFQQVMNPAPDPPESPSLTDGTVIQRFEESRIAMNRRQVLTKATRIYIRSLINREDPDGTLLQQAQVAIRDLLVNGFVLDNFTWNEFVVALAEKKQLLSAFTIAETYLMPRFPGWRNLTPFYVRHDRKGYQWMELRHYDIKRNSVLPRYKTLVVLAKAFGGVKEDEMNGLGYIEKEGKWARELLELKAPQVCRAVETMPRTSDTMQERYFGAQRVMNS